From Sparus aurata chromosome 9, fSpaAur1.1, whole genome shotgun sequence, a single genomic window includes:
- the LOC115588157 gene encoding X-ray repair cross-complementing protein 5 has product MAGAKSALVLCMDVGFSMSNSAPGEESPFELAKKVVQKFVQRQVFAETKDELAVVLFGTDSTKNQLDQDDQYQNITVLRHLMVPDFELLEEIENQIHPESQQADWMDALVVSMDLLQTETKGKKFNRLNIVLLTDLNTQANSDQLDVIIENLKQADITLQFFLPFPVEENEEGGGDADSGGPSHRGMGKGLSREQRDGLDMVKHVMLSLDEEDGLDQIYTFRNAIEQLRMFKRIERRPMPWPCQLTIGSCVTIRIVGYKAVVEEKLKKSWATVDAQTNQKEDVKRETVYCLDDDNETEVQVEDTIQGFRYGSDIVPFSKVDQEQMKYKHDGKCFAVLGFTKQNLVHRHQFMGSQVIKMFAPKDDEHAGVALSAVIRALDELQMVAIVRYAYDRRSNPQVGAAFPCIKQDHECLMYVQLPFMEDLRQFTFPSLDNNKKFTPSDTQLSAVDSLIDSMMLVEEDDDGKKTDMFKVHHIPNPGFQRLFQCLHHRAVNPGTPLPPMEPWLKATLERPDVITERCQAPLEEVRRNFPLTEVEKKKKLKTSAQIFGKDAEEPDAKKAKGDEEEEDYNLADIAEGSVTSVGSVNPARDFRTLIKQKSLPFGDVCQQLTHRIEQLLSNKDTHYYMKSITCIQAFREQSVKLGNAALYNSYLQSLKRSIPNRRLEVFWDLLVQDAITLISKDEVEGSTVSKNEANQFLVSEEKKVEEAAPLVEDTGDVDDLLDMM; this is encoded by the exons atGGCAGGAGCTAAA TCAGCGTTGGTTCTGTGCATGGATGTTGGATTCTCCATGTCCAACTCCGCCCCGGGTGAAGAGTCTCCCTTTGAACTTGCCAAAAAAGTCGTCCAGAAGTTTGTTCAGCGCCAG GTTTTTGCAGAGACTAAGGATGAACTGGCTGTGGTTCTGTTTGGCACAGACTCTACCAAGAACCAGCTGGACCAGGACGACCAGTACCAGAACATCACCGTGCTTCGTCACCTCATGGTGCCTGACTTTGAGCTTCTGGAGGAAATAGAGAATCAGATCCATCCAGAGAGTCAGCAGGCTGATT GGATGGATGCGCTTGTTGTCTCCATGGATCTCCTCCAGACAGAAACAAA agGAAAGAAGTTCAATCGTCTCAACATTGTCCTCCTGACAGACCTCAACACTCAGGCCAACTCAGACCAGCTGGACGTCATTATTGAGAACCTGAAACAAGCCGACATCACCCTGCAGTTTTT TTTGCCTTTCCCTGTGGAGGAAAACGAAGAGGGTGGAGGAGATGCGGACAGCGGAGGCCCCAGTCACCGAGGCATGGGCAAAGGTCTGTCCAGGGAGCAGAGGGATGGCCTGGACATGGTGAAACATGTCATGCTGAGCCTTGACGAGGAGGATGGCCTGGATCAGATTTACACTTTTAG GAATGCAATCGAGCAGCTGCGTATGTTCAAGCGCATCGAGAGGAGACCCATGCCCTGGCCCTGTCAGTTGACCATCGGCAGTTGTGTGACCATCCGTATTGTTGGATACAAAGCA GTGGTGGAAGAGAAACTGAAGAAATCGTGGGCAACAGTTGATGCTCAAACTAACCAGAAAGAAGATGTGAAGAGGGAGACCGTCTACTGTCTGGATGATGACAATGAAACAGAGGTGCAGGTGGAAGATACCATCCAAG GTTTTCGATATGGAAGTGATATTGTTCCATTCTCCAAAGTCGATCAAGAGCAGATGAAGTACAAGCATGATGGGAAGTGCTTCGCTGTTCTGGGCTTCACCAAACAGAACCTG GTCCATCGCCATCAGTTCATGGGGAGTCAGGTCATCAAGATGTTTGCTCCCAAGGATGATGAG CACGCAGGAGTCGCGCTGTCCGCTGTCATCCGAGCACTAGATGAACTCCAAATGGTGGCCATTGTACGTTACGCTTATGACCGGCGCAGCAACCCTCAAGTAGGAGCAGCTTTCCCGTGCATCAAACAGGATCATGAG TGTCTGATGTACGTCCAGCTGCCCTTCATGGAAGACCTCAGACAGTTTACGTTCCCTTCTcttgacaacaacaaaaagttcACTCCATCAG ACACCCAGCTGTCTGCTGTGGACTCTCTCATCGACTCCATGATGTTGGTAGAGGAGGATGacgatggaaaaaaaacagacatgttCAAGGTCCACCACATTCCCAACCCTGGCTTCCAGAGGCTCTTCCAG TGTCTGCATCATCGGGCAGTAAATCCCGGCACCCCTCTTCCACCCATGGAGCCATGGCTGAAGGCCACTCTTGAGCGCCCTGATGTGATTACTGAACGTTGCCAGGCTCCACtagaggaggtgaggaggaacTTTCCTCTCACAGAagtggagaagaaaaagaagctgAAGACGAGTGCTCAGATTTTTGGCAAAGA TGCTGAGGAGCCAGATGCCAAGAAGGCTAAAggagacgaagaagaggaggattaTAATCTGGCTGACATTGCTGAAGGCTCTGTTACATCG GTGGGAAGTGTGAATCCAGCCCGAGACTTCCGTACTCTGATCAAGCAGAAGAGTCTTCCATTTGGAGACG TCTGTCAGCAACTGACTCATAGGATAGAGCAGTTGCTAAGCAACAAGGACACACACTACTACATGAAAAGCATCACCTGTATACAGGCCTTTAGAGAGCAGTCCGTGAAG CTGGGGAATGCTGCACTGTACAACAGCTACCTCCAGTCCCTGAAAAGAAGCATCCCAAACAGACGGCTGGAGGTTTTCTGGGACTTGCTCGTTCAGG atgCCATAACACTTATCAGCAAGGACGAGGTTGAAGGAAGCACCGTGTCCAAAAATGAAGCTAATCAG TTTCTGGTTTCTGAGGAGAAGAAAGTGGAAGAGGCTGCACCACTAGTTGAAGATACTGGCGATGTTGATGACTTG CTGGACATGATGTAA
- the tmem169b gene encoding transmembrane protein 169, translating into MAQVEEPQTEGEGSPQMISLRSDISGNHVDDGEVGPSIRRKRRKKKDPRPESIIVYRSDMERAPGEDQGGEEGAERSTEEGAKFLCTPTSEGGGWSLPPDSRYVTLTGTITRGKKKGQVVDIHLTMTEKELRDLAKSRERLDAECEGGEGSKRACSLGVCQGPHVVLWSVSCAPLVFLLSFITSFYYGTLTWYNVFLVYNEERTFWHKITICPFLIIFYPMLIMPMAVSLALYSAVVQVSWAFSEWWMSVRDLEKGFCGWACGKLGLEDCSPYSIVELLDSDTVSGTLQSKAPSEHAQTSSV; encoded by the exons ATGGCACAGGTTGAGGAGCCTCAAACTGAAGGCGAGGGAAGCCCCCAGATGATCTCCTTAAGATCAGACATATCAGGGAACCATGTAGACGATGGAGAAGTGGGACCCTCCataaggaggaagagaaggaagaagaaggacCCCCGACCTGAGTCCATTATTGTTTACCGCTCTGATATGGAGAGGGCGCCTGGGGAGGACCAAGGTGGCgaggagggagcagagaggagcacgGAGGAGGGGGCTAAATTCCTCTGCACACCTACAAGCGAAG GAGGAGGTTGGAGCCTTCCTCCAGACAGCCGCTACGTGACCCTCACTGGCACCATCACCCGTGGAAAGAAGAAGGGTCAGGTGGTTGACATTCACCTGACCATGACAGAGAAGGAACTCAGGGATCTGGCTAAGTCAAGGGAACGTCTTGATGCAGAGTGCGAGGGCGGAGAAGGCTCGAAACGCGCCTGCAGCTTAGGTGTGTGTCAGGGGCCACATGTTGTCCTCTGGAGTGTCTCCTGCGCCCCCTtggttttcctcctctccttcatcaCCTCCTTCTACTATGGCACTCTGACCTGGTACAACGTCTTCCTGGTGTACAATGAAGAGCGGACGTTCTGGCACAAGATCACAATATGCCCATTCTTGATCATCTTCTACCCTATGCTCATCATGCCCATGGCAGTGTCTCTGGCTCTGTACTCGGCCGTGGTGCAGGTGTCCTGGGCCTTCAGCGAGTGGTGGATGTCCGTCAGAGACCTGGAGAAAGGCTTCTGCGGCTGGGCCTGTGGGAAGCTGGGACTGGAGGACTGTTCCCCCTATAGCATAGTTGAGCTGCTTGACTCTGACACTGTTTCCGGCACTCTGCAGAGCAAGGCACCAAGCGAACACGCCCAGACATCATCCGTGTGA
- the LOC115588189 gene encoding protein SIX6OS1 isoform X2, with product MNDQFSFDNIDSLLFQIALQTRELSQQKNEINQQMKVCRAEIAERRSYIATVHRNTKKLEEEIRSKQSTVIHNKTNAKSLKATNSLLLQYEQTLKEELESRKASYKQDVEVYEERIASYWKIFQSHKEYYCQNPLAQKLLTLQAEKEEIESRLKACDDQITVKQKELELLTGPAVNSSSTEKLPDSVSGQQPITEPEKQLDTPSEENSDCSIDISSLHLTQTKISQNGHNTSVKENAEEIHEENKDQNTVVCSPLPEKASNGRWSSQQFDDKRRQDVMHTEEQDQETKPEDQEQQPVVSDMDEAMEQEEMEVRAVIEEEQAATKDDRIGLDAFPQSSSQETNPESSTATLNTVPTTPTFPFNYSPGSSPHRGTSDTKSPAFLFSLNSDPGTPGFSGFGFDVGSSQDEDSAFAFTGSFFNEKKTTESKSSSCLEFLFGQQKQSEEFQFAFTSTSPQATNKDNSGDEFPFSFNF from the exons ATGAACGACCAGTTCTCATTTGATAACATTGACAGCCTCCTCTTTCAAATTG CTCTTCAAACTCGAGAGCTTTCCCAACAGAAGAATGAAATCAACCAGCAAATGAAAG TTTGCAGAGCTGAAATTGCTGAGAGGAGGTCTTACATTGCAACAGTCCACAGAAATACCAAGAAACTTGAAGAGGAAATCAGGTCGAAGCAGAGCACAGTGatacataataaaacaaatgctaAAAG CTTGAAGGCGACCAACAGCCTGCTTCTTCAGTATGAGCAGACACTGAAAGAAGAACTGGAGAGCCGAAAAGCCAGCTACAAACAGGACGT GGAAGTCTACGAAGAGCGAATTGCAAGCTATTGGAAGATCTTCCAGTCACATAAAGAATATTATTGCCAAAATCCTCTTGCTCAAAAGCTCCTCACGCTGCAGGCTGAAAAAGAGGAGATTGAGTCAAGGTTAAAGGCCTGTGATGATCAGATAACAGTGAAACAGAAGGAGCTAGAGCTTCTCACTG GTCCAGCAGTCAATTCTTCTTCCACTGAGAAACTACCAGACAG CGTTTCTGGCCAGCAGCCCATAACAGAACCAGAGAAACAATTAGATACTCCTTCAGAGGAGAACAGTGATTGTTCCATTGACatctcctctcttcatctcacCCAGACAAAG ATCTCGCAGAATGGTCACAACACTTCTGTCAAGGAAAATGCAGAAGAAATTCATGAGGAAAACAAGGACCAGAATACTGTGGTCTGCAGCCCTTTACCAGAAAAAGCAAGCAACGGGCGTTGGTCCAGTCAGCAGTTTGATG ATAAAAGACGGCAAGATGTGATGCACACTGAAGAGCAGGACCAGGAAACTAAACCAGAGGACCAG GAACAGCAGCCAGTTGTATCAGACATGGATGAGGCAATGGAGCAGGAGGAAATGGAAGTAAGAGCAGTTATAGAGGAAGAGCAGGCAGCAACCAAAGACGACAGGATCGGTCTTGATGCTTTTCCTCAGTCATCGTCTCAAGAAACTAATCCTGAGTCTTCCACAGCAACACTGAATACTGTGCCTACAACCCCAACGTTCCCGTTTAA CTACAGCCCAGGCAGCTCCCCACATCGAGGGACCTCTGATACCAAATCTCCAGCTTTCCTGTTCTCTCTGAACTCTGATCCTGGCACCCCGGGCTTCTCTGGATTTGGATTTGACGTGGGCTCATCGCAGGATGAG GACTCAGCTTTTGCTTTCACTGGCTCTTTCTTCAACGAGAAG AAAACCACTGAGTCAAAGTCTTCAAGCT GCCTTGAGTTCCTGTTTGGCCAACAAAAGCAGAGCGAAGAATTCCAGTTTGCCTTCACTTCCACGAGCCCTCAAGCAACCAACAAAGACAACAGCGGGGATGAGTTTCCCTTTTCGTTCAACTTTTGA
- the LOC115588189 gene encoding protein SIX6OS1 isoform X1, whose protein sequence is MNDQFSFDNIDSLLFQIALQTRELSQQKNEINQQMKVCRAEIAERRSYIATVHRNTKKLEEEIRSKQSTVIHNKTNAKSLKATNSLLLQYEQTLKEELESRKASYKQDVEVYEERIASYWKIFQSHKEYYCQNPLAQKLLTLQAEKEEIESRLKACDDQITVKQKELELLTGPAVNSSSTEKLPDSVSGQQPITEPEKQLDTPSEENSDCSIDISSLHLTQTKISQNGHNTSVKENAEEIHEENKDQNTVVCSPLPEKASNGRWSSQQFDDKRRQDVMHTEEQDQETKPEDQVLEQQPVVSDMDEAMEQEEMEVRAVIEEEQAATKDDRIGLDAFPQSSSQETNPESSTATLNTVPTTPTFPFNYSPGSSPHRGTSDTKSPAFLFSLNSDPGTPGFSGFGFDVGSSQDEDSAFAFTGSFFNEKKTTESKSSSCLEFLFGQQKQSEEFQFAFTSTSPQATNKDNSGDEFPFSFNF, encoded by the exons ATGAACGACCAGTTCTCATTTGATAACATTGACAGCCTCCTCTTTCAAATTG CTCTTCAAACTCGAGAGCTTTCCCAACAGAAGAATGAAATCAACCAGCAAATGAAAG TTTGCAGAGCTGAAATTGCTGAGAGGAGGTCTTACATTGCAACAGTCCACAGAAATACCAAGAAACTTGAAGAGGAAATCAGGTCGAAGCAGAGCACAGTGatacataataaaacaaatgctaAAAG CTTGAAGGCGACCAACAGCCTGCTTCTTCAGTATGAGCAGACACTGAAAGAAGAACTGGAGAGCCGAAAAGCCAGCTACAAACAGGACGT GGAAGTCTACGAAGAGCGAATTGCAAGCTATTGGAAGATCTTCCAGTCACATAAAGAATATTATTGCCAAAATCCTCTTGCTCAAAAGCTCCTCACGCTGCAGGCTGAAAAAGAGGAGATTGAGTCAAGGTTAAAGGCCTGTGATGATCAGATAACAGTGAAACAGAAGGAGCTAGAGCTTCTCACTG GTCCAGCAGTCAATTCTTCTTCCACTGAGAAACTACCAGACAG CGTTTCTGGCCAGCAGCCCATAACAGAACCAGAGAAACAATTAGATACTCCTTCAGAGGAGAACAGTGATTGTTCCATTGACatctcctctcttcatctcacCCAGACAAAG ATCTCGCAGAATGGTCACAACACTTCTGTCAAGGAAAATGCAGAAGAAATTCATGAGGAAAACAAGGACCAGAATACTGTGGTCTGCAGCCCTTTACCAGAAAAAGCAAGCAACGGGCGTTGGTCCAGTCAGCAGTTTGATG ATAAAAGACGGCAAGATGTGATGCACACTGAAGAGCAGGACCAGGAAACTAAACCAGAGGACCAGGTCTTG GAACAGCAGCCAGTTGTATCAGACATGGATGAGGCAATGGAGCAGGAGGAAATGGAAGTAAGAGCAGTTATAGAGGAAGAGCAGGCAGCAACCAAAGACGACAGGATCGGTCTTGATGCTTTTCCTCAGTCATCGTCTCAAGAAACTAATCCTGAGTCTTCCACAGCAACACTGAATACTGTGCCTACAACCCCAACGTTCCCGTTTAA CTACAGCCCAGGCAGCTCCCCACATCGAGGGACCTCTGATACCAAATCTCCAGCTTTCCTGTTCTCTCTGAACTCTGATCCTGGCACCCCGGGCTTCTCTGGATTTGGATTTGACGTGGGCTCATCGCAGGATGAG GACTCAGCTTTTGCTTTCACTGGCTCTTTCTTCAACGAGAAG AAAACCACTGAGTCAAAGTCTTCAAGCT GCCTTGAGTTCCTGTTTGGCCAACAAAAGCAGAGCGAAGAATTCCAGTTTGCCTTCACTTCCACGAGCCCTCAAGCAACCAACAAAGACAACAGCGGGGATGAGTTTCCCTTTTCGTTCAACTTTTGA